A single window of Sander lucioperca isolate FBNREF2018 chromosome 22, SLUC_FBN_1.2, whole genome shotgun sequence DNA harbors:
- the LOC116046903 gene encoding ankyrin repeat and SOCS box protein 12-like, whose amino-acid sequence MIQLRTSAEEESSCEISQLRQAVFQNNARLLDEMLCQEVYKKVINCRGGWGIAGTPLHAAVSKGHLSCLQVLLGHGALVDCVDVKAQTPLFAAVRGKYLDCVLALLGAGANPNGNSSNNCSPVLTAAREGNAEILKELLRHGAEVNSRSKVLLWTSSARVSSGPLYLAAVYGHMECFKLLLLYGADPDYNCTDAKLLSSIKQPKTVLEMCLRHGCGVEYIQLLIDFGANVYLPTLIIEKSTKQNEAVELLLQERGNPKALTSQCRLAVRRYLKKINKIQCIEHLDMPTSLINFLQHKAVPVTDL is encoded by the exons ATGATCCAACTAAGGACCTCTGCAGAAGAAGAGAGTAGTTGTGAAATTTCCCAGCTCAGACAAGCAGTGTTCCAAAACAATGCCAGACTCCTTGATGAGATGCTCTGCCAAGAAGTTTACAAGAAAGTCATCAACTGCAGAGGAGGCTGGGGCATCGCGGGCACGCCTCTCCACGCCGCCGTGTCCAAAGGCCACCTGAGCTGTCTGCAGGTGCTGCTGGGCCACGGCGCGCTGGTAGACTGCGTGGATGTCAAGGCTCAGACGCCTCTCTTCGCAGCCGTCCGTGGGAAATACCTGGACTGTGTCTTAGCGCTCCTCGGAGCCGGCGCCAACCCCAATGGCAACTCATCCAACAACTGCTCCCCTGTGCTCACTGCGGCCCGGGAGGGGAACGCGGAGATATTAAAGGAGCTGCTCAGACACGGCGCCGAGGTGAACTCCCGCTCCAAAGTCTTGCTGTGGACTTCCAGCGCCAGGGTGTCCAGCGGGCCGCTGTACCTGGCCGCCGTTTACGGACACATGGAGTGTTTCAAGCTGCTGCTCCTGTACGGGGCCGACCCCGATTACAACTGCACGGACGCAAAGCTGCTGAGTTCCATCAAGCAGCCCAAAACTGTGCTGGAGATGTGCCTCAGGCACGGCTGTGGCGTGGAGTACATCCAGCTTCTGATCGACTTTGGCGCAAACGTCTACCTCCCGACTCTGATCATCGAGAAGTCCACGAAGCAGAACGAGGCTGTGGAGCTGCTTCTGCAGGAAAGAG GGAATCCAAAGGCCTTGACTTCACAGTGCCGACTCGCTGTCCGAAGATACCTCAAAAAGATCAACAAGATCCAGTGTATCGAGCATCTGGACATGCCAACAAGTCTCATTAACTTCTTGCAACACAAGGCAGTCCCAGTCACTGATCTGTAG